From a region of the Gordonia sp. PP30 genome:
- a CDS encoding Lrp/AsnC ligand binding domain-containing protein has protein sequence MITAIVLIGADIHQIPETAQAVADIPGVTEVYSCAGDVDLIAKVRVRSHDDIADVVTGRINRLPGVRHSATHIAFRSYSSSEVEGGFSIGEE, from the coding sequence ATGATCACCGCCATCGTCCTCATCGGAGCCGACATCCACCAGATCCCGGAGACCGCGCAGGCCGTCGCCGACATCCCGGGGGTCACCGAGGTGTACTCGTGCGCCGGGGACGTCGATCTGATCGCCAAGGTGCGTGTCCGCAGCCACGACGACATCGCCGATGTCGTCACCGGCCGGATCAACCGGCTCCCCGGAGTGCGCCACAGCGCCACCCACATCGCTTTCCGCAGCTACTCGAGCTCGGAGGTGGAGGGCGGCTTCTCCATCGGAGAGGAATAA
- the trpD gene encoding anthranilate phosphoribosyltransferase — protein MNTFAPLSPSAPSPESLTWPQILGKVTDGHDLTVGEAGWAMREIMSDAATGAQIAAFGVGVKMKGAAPSELRGLAATMLEMANRVDPGGPAVDIVGTGGDRSHTVNISTMTSVVVAAAGVPVVKHGNRAASSKSGGADVLEALGVAISLGPEAVQRCLHEVGIGFCFAPVFHPAFRFAGPPRKEIGIPTVFNVLGPLTNPASPEAGLIGCAFTDLAPALAQTFAERGNRVLVVRGDDGLDELTTTTTSTVWQVVGGEVARHTLDPRDLGLELVELSALQGGDAQVNAGIARDLFAGARGPVRDAVSLNAAATLVAFEQERLFGEGELTAAVREALARIDEVLDSGAAADRLARWAELSTALAG, from the coding sequence GTGAACACCTTCGCTCCGCTGTCCCCGTCCGCGCCGTCGCCGGAGTCGCTCACCTGGCCGCAGATCCTCGGCAAGGTGACCGACGGCCACGACCTGACGGTGGGCGAAGCCGGCTGGGCGATGCGCGAGATCATGTCGGACGCGGCGACCGGAGCACAGATCGCGGCGTTCGGGGTGGGCGTGAAGATGAAGGGCGCCGCCCCGTCGGAACTGCGCGGCCTCGCCGCCACCATGCTCGAGATGGCCAATCGGGTGGACCCGGGCGGGCCGGCGGTCGACATCGTCGGCACCGGCGGCGACCGCTCGCACACGGTGAACATCTCGACGATGACCTCGGTCGTGGTCGCCGCGGCGGGGGTGCCGGTGGTGAAGCACGGCAACCGCGCGGCGTCGTCCAAGAGCGGCGGCGCCGATGTGCTGGAAGCGCTCGGCGTCGCGATCTCCCTCGGCCCCGAAGCGGTGCAGCGCTGTCTGCACGAGGTGGGGATCGGCTTCTGCTTCGCCCCGGTCTTTCACCCGGCGTTCCGGTTCGCCGGCCCGCCGCGCAAGGAGATCGGCATCCCGACGGTGTTCAACGTCCTCGGCCCGCTGACCAATCCGGCCTCGCCGGAGGCCGGGCTGATCGGCTGCGCGTTCACCGATCTGGCTCCCGCGCTGGCGCAGACCTTCGCCGAGCGCGGCAACCGGGTGCTGGTGGTGCGCGGTGACGACGGCCTCGACGAGCTGACCACGACCACCACGTCGACGGTGTGGCAGGTGGTCGGCGGCGAGGTGGCCCGGCACACGCTCGATCCCCGCGACCTCGGCCTGGAGCTGGTGGAGCTGTCGGCACTGCAGGGCGGCGACGCTCAGGTGAACGCGGGGATCGCCCGGGATCTGTTCGCCGGGGCACGCGGACCGGTGCGTGACGCGGTGTCGCTGAACGCCGCGGCCACGCTGGTCGCCTTCGAGCAGGAGCGGCTGTTCGGCGAGGGCGAGCTGACCGCGGCCGTGCGCGAAGCCCTCGCCCGGATCGACGAGGTGCTCGACTCCGGGGCGGCGGCCGACCGGCTGGCGCGCTGGGCCGAGCTCAGTACCGCGCTGGCCGGGTAG
- a CDS encoding DEDD exonuclease domain-containing protein, protein MADHRPEQQLSFADLPDDEEFATAALYDTTLVIVDLETTGGSADRDAITEIGAVKIRGGEVLGEFATLVDPGREIPPQIVSLTGITTAMVHDAPTIDEVLPAFFEFARGAILVAHNARFDTGFLKRAAARRHLPWPFPATLCTVVMARRILSRQEAPTVKLSALAELFDVSVTPTHRALDDARATVEVFHCLLERVGNQGVRTYRDLTRYLPRTTPAVRAKRTLAAGLPHRPGVYLFRGPGDEVLYIGTAVDLHRRVSQYFTGADPRARMAEMVALARRVEHVECAHALEAGVRELTLLAVHKPAYNRRSRNPRQGWWVVLTAERFPRLRVTRTPGELCLGPFGGRAAAADVADVIAGAAGLRTCTTSLTTADHHFCPGTAAAAAMPDPLVAALPGACRAASDRPQTLPDYLPRVRAAADLIEGRSDALLDQLAGRLARLAELRRFESAARARDRLAATIEALARCQRLSALARLDELVLARPASAPAGGWDFAVIRYGRLAGAGCAARGVAPMPVVELLVAGAQSIRPPGPGDGPLSGAPPEEVALLWRWIAEPGTRVVSVTGDLSLPIGSAQRRLDFSDVARRAREHQAPPAAGSFRLGA, encoded by the coding sequence ATGGCTGATCACCGACCCGAACAGCAGCTGAGCTTCGCCGATCTCCCCGACGACGAGGAGTTCGCCACCGCCGCGCTGTACGACACCACCCTGGTGATCGTCGATCTGGAGACCACCGGCGGCAGCGCCGACCGGGATGCGATCACCGAGATCGGCGCGGTGAAGATCCGCGGCGGCGAGGTGCTCGGCGAGTTCGCCACCCTGGTCGACCCGGGTCGGGAGATTCCGCCGCAGATCGTCTCGCTGACCGGCATCACCACGGCGATGGTGCACGACGCCCCCACCATCGACGAGGTGCTGCCGGCGTTCTTCGAGTTCGCCCGCGGCGCGATCCTGGTGGCCCACAACGCCCGGTTCGACACCGGCTTCCTCAAACGCGCCGCCGCCCGCCGTCATCTGCCCTGGCCGTTCCCGGCGACGCTGTGCACCGTGGTGATGGCGCGGCGGATCCTCTCCCGGCAAGAAGCACCCACGGTCAAGCTGAGTGCGCTCGCCGAGCTCTTCGACGTCTCCGTGACGCCCACCCACCGGGCGCTCGACGACGCCCGCGCCACCGTCGAGGTGTTCCACTGTCTTCTCGAGCGCGTCGGGAATCAGGGTGTCCGCACCTATCGCGACCTGACCCGCTATCTGCCGCGCACCACGCCCGCGGTGCGCGCCAAGCGCACGCTCGCCGCCGGACTGCCGCATCGGCCGGGCGTGTACCTCTTTCGCGGTCCCGGTGACGAGGTCCTCTACATCGGGACGGCCGTCGATCTGCACCGGCGCGTCTCCCAGTACTTCACCGGCGCCGATCCGCGCGCCCGGATGGCCGAGATGGTGGCCCTCGCCCGCCGGGTGGAGCACGTGGAGTGCGCGCACGCCCTCGAAGCCGGCGTGCGCGAACTGACCCTGCTGGCGGTGCACAAGCCCGCGTACAACCGGCGCTCCCGCAATCCGCGACAGGGCTGGTGGGTCGTGCTCACCGCCGAACGCTTCCCACGCCTGCGGGTGACCCGTACTCCCGGCGAGCTCTGTCTCGGCCCGTTCGGCGGCCGCGCGGCCGCCGCGGACGTCGCCGATGTGATCGCCGGTGCCGCCGGCCTGCGCACCTGCACGACGTCCCTGACGACCGCCGACCACCATTTCTGCCCGGGGACCGCCGCGGCCGCGGCGATGCCCGACCCGCTCGTCGCGGCGCTGCCGGGGGCGTGTCGTGCCGCGAGCGACCGTCCGCAGACCCTGCCCGACTATCTGCCCCGCGTCCGGGCCGCCGCCGATCTGATCGAGGGCCGATCCGACGCGCTGCTCGACCAGCTCGCCGGGCGCCTGGCCCGGCTCGCCGAACTGCGTCGCTTCGAGTCGGCCGCCCGCGCCCGCGACCGGCTCGCCGCGACCATCGAGGCCCTCGCCCGCTGCCAGCGCCTCTCCGCGCTCGCTCGGCTCGACGAACTGGTTCTCGCCCGGCCGGCCTCCGCGCCGGCCGGCGGCTGGGACTTCGCGGTGATCCGCTACGGCCGGCTCGCCGGCGCGGGCTGCGCGGCGCGCGGTGTGGCGCCGATGCCGGTCGTCGAACTCCTCGTCGCCGGGGCGCAGTCGATCCGGCCGCCGGGTCCCGGCGACGGTCCACTGTCCGGGGCGCCGCCCGAGGAGGTGGCGCTGCTCTGGCGGTGGATCGCCGAGCCGGGCACCCGGGTGGTCTCGGTGACCGGCGACCTGTCGCTCCCGATCGGTTCGGCGCAGCGCCGTCTCGACTTCTCCGACGTCGCCCGCCGCGCCCGGGAACACCAGGCTCCACCGGCCGCCGGCTCGTTTAGGCTCGGGGCATGA
- a CDS encoding C40 family peptidase translates to MRTCEFRRATRRGVSIVAALSVATTLAVVSPELAMAEPARSADQLLTHYRQLSDQAEKSAESMNKAQAEYDKQRKIAAGARKDAAAAQKDLDAADRRLDEARATVDVLARASSRGVRANRLYALLVSDSPQNVLDNMSDLEVISRQVDGDIASVKKSVDRATSAKAAAQKTSATASAAMTDAVRKRGELQAKQSDLQLEAVTIRAVYQSMTGKQLAALRGPKYNFDPRAVPKGTSPEAIAVQAAISRIGDPYVWGATGPNQFDCSGLMVWAYKQAGKTLPRTSEAQMGGGTPVARGDLKPGDLIIYYGDAHHVGMYVGDGYVIHASTFGVPVAVVPIDKAGPYNSARRY, encoded by the coding sequence ATGCGTACGTGTGAATTCCGCCGTGCCACCCGGCGCGGCGTATCGATCGTCGCGGCGCTGAGCGTCGCGACCACGCTGGCGGTGGTCTCGCCCGAGTTGGCGATGGCCGAGCCGGCGCGCTCGGCGGACCAGTTGCTCACGCACTACCGCCAGTTGTCGGACCAGGCCGAGAAGTCGGCCGAGTCGATGAACAAGGCGCAGGCCGAGTACGACAAGCAGCGCAAGATCGCCGCCGGCGCGCGCAAGGACGCCGCCGCCGCGCAGAAGGACCTGGACGCGGCCGACCGCCGCCTCGACGAGGCGCGAGCCACGGTCGACGTGCTGGCCCGGGCGAGTTCGCGCGGAGTCCGCGCCAACCGGCTCTACGCCCTGCTGGTCAGCGACTCGCCGCAGAACGTCCTGGACAACATGTCCGACCTCGAGGTGATCTCCCGGCAGGTCGACGGCGACATCGCGAGTGTCAAGAAGTCGGTCGACCGGGCGACCAGCGCCAAGGCGGCCGCGCAGAAGACGTCGGCGACGGCCTCGGCCGCGATGACCGATGCGGTGCGCAAGCGCGGCGAACTGCAGGCCAAGCAGTCCGATCTGCAGCTGGAAGCGGTCACCATCCGCGCGGTCTACCAGTCGATGACCGGCAAGCAACTGGCCGCGCTGCGCGGCCCCAAGTACAACTTCGACCCGCGGGCGGTCCCGAAGGGCACCTCGCCCGAGGCGATCGCCGTGCAGGCCGCGATCAGCCGCATCGGCGATCCCTACGTCTGGGGTGCCACCGGACCGAACCAGTTCGACTGCTCGGGTCTGATGGTGTGGGCCTACAAGCAGGCGGGCAAGACCCTGCCGCGGACCAGCGAAGCGCAGATGGGCGGCGGCACCCCGGTGGCCCGGGGCGACCTCAAGCCGGGTGACCTGATCATCTACTACGGCGACGCCCACCACGTCGGCATGTACGTCGGCGACGGCTACGTGATCCACGCCTCCACGTTCGGTGTCCCGGTCGCCGTGGTGCCCATCGACAAGGCCGGCCCCTACAACTCGGCGCGACGGTACTGA
- a CDS encoding glycosyltransferase family 4 protein — translation MRRTLLVTNDFPPRPGGIQSYLENLIAHLPADEVTVYAPRWKGCEAYDAAAPYRIVRHPTTLMLPTPAVARRAAKLVRENDIHTVWFGAAAPLAILGPVLRRAGADRIVASTHGHEVGWSMLPIARQVLRLIGDTADVITFVSKYTRGRFASAFGRWAALEYLPCGVDVDRFAPNPMARAELRDRYGLGERPVVVCVSRLVPRKGQDTLIKALPRLLDAVPDVHLMIVGGGPYADRLKALAHKTGVADRVTFTGSVPYAELPGHYAMGDVFAMPTRTRGGGLDVEGLGIVFLEASATGVPVVAGDSGGAPETVVDGETGLVVNGRRPAVVADAIASILTDPERAAAMGAAGRRWTVERWQWRHQAARLDQLL, via the coding sequence ATGCGGCGCACCCTGCTCGTCACCAACGACTTCCCGCCCCGCCCCGGGGGGATCCAGTCGTACCTGGAGAACCTGATCGCGCATCTGCCGGCCGACGAGGTGACGGTGTACGCGCCGCGCTGGAAGGGCTGCGAAGCGTACGACGCCGCCGCGCCCTACCGGATCGTGCGGCATCCGACGACGCTCATGCTGCCCACTCCGGCGGTCGCTCGTCGTGCGGCGAAGCTGGTGCGGGAGAACGACATTCACACGGTGTGGTTCGGCGCGGCGGCGCCGCTCGCGATCCTCGGCCCGGTGTTGCGGCGAGCGGGCGCGGACCGGATCGTGGCGAGCACGCACGGCCATGAGGTGGGCTGGTCGATGCTGCCGATCGCCCGGCAGGTGCTGCGGCTGATCGGCGACACGGCCGACGTGATCACCTTCGTCAGCAAGTACACGCGCGGACGGTTCGCCTCGGCCTTCGGCCGCTGGGCCGCGCTGGAATATCTGCCGTGCGGGGTCGACGTCGACCGCTTCGCACCGAACCCGATGGCGCGCGCGGAACTGCGCGACCGCTACGGACTCGGCGAGCGGCCCGTCGTCGTGTGTGTGTCGCGCCTGGTGCCGCGCAAGGGCCAGGACACCCTGATCAAGGCGCTTCCGCGGCTGCTCGACGCCGTGCCGGACGTGCACCTGATGATCGTCGGCGGCGGCCCCTACGCGGACCGGCTGAAGGCGCTCGCCCACAAGACGGGTGTCGCCGACCGGGTGACCTTCACCGGATCGGTGCCGTACGCGGAGCTGCCGGGCCACTACGCGATGGGCGACGTCTTCGCCATGCCCACCCGCACGCGCGGCGGCGGACTGGACGTCGAGGGTCTGGGCATCGTCTTCCTGGAGGCCTCCGCGACCGGCGTGCCGGTCGTGGCCGGCGATTCCGGCGGTGCCCCGGAGACGGTCGTCGACGGCGAGACCGGCCTGGTGGTCAACGGCCGTAGGCCGGCGGTCGTCGCCGACGCGATCGCGAGCATCCTGACCGATCCCGAGCGCGCCGCCGCGATGGGCGCGGCGGGTCGTCGCTGGACGGTGGAGCGCTGGCAGTGGCGCCACCAGGCCGCGAGACTCGACCAGCTGCTCTAG
- a CDS encoding cytochrome c translates to MRSSPPSSSEPIGDDRTESATAGTAKTDARRAKSRRKLRRRAGATAFLLFGLIATGLLAGLLTPKPQVATADSNNAVLVEQGKQLYETSCVTCHGKNLEGVPDRGPSLLGVGDAAVYFQVSTGRMPAARGEAQVARKTEKFTQAQIDQLGAYIQAMGGGPSVLYEYKDGKPVTDPKTGLPKLAMESISQNRDLGRGSELFRLNCASCHNFTGRGGALSGGKYAPPLTNVNEQQLYTAMLTGPQNMPKFSNRQLSQEEKKDIIGFIRYADSSNPIGGFGLGGFGPVSEGVVMWVIGVVGIVVGAMWIGSRN, encoded by the coding sequence ATGAGATCATCTCCACCGAGTTCGTCCGAGCCGATCGGCGACGACCGGACCGAGAGCGCGACCGCCGGAACCGCGAAGACCGATGCGCGTCGCGCCAAGTCGCGCCGCAAGCTCCGTCGTCGCGCAGGCGCCACCGCCTTTCTGCTGTTCGGCCTGATCGCGACCGGCCTGCTGGCCGGTCTCCTCACGCCCAAGCCGCAGGTCGCCACGGCCGACAGCAACAACGCCGTGCTGGTCGAGCAGGGCAAGCAGCTGTACGAGACCTCGTGCGTGACGTGTCACGGCAAGAACCTCGAGGGCGTGCCGGATCGCGGTCCGTCGCTCCTCGGTGTCGGCGACGCCGCCGTCTACTTCCAGGTCTCGACCGGCCGCATGCCCGCCGCCCGCGGCGAGGCGCAGGTCGCCCGCAAGACCGAGAAGTTCACGCAGGCGCAGATCGATCAGCTCGGCGCCTACATCCAGGCGATGGGCGGCGGCCCGAGCGTGCTCTACGAGTACAAGGACGGCAAGCCGGTCACCGACCCCAAGACCGGGCTGCCGAAGCTCGCGATGGAGTCGATCAGCCAGAACCGCGACCTGGGCCGCGGCTCGGAGCTGTTCCGCCTCAACTGCGCGTCGTGCCACAACTTCACCGGCCGCGGCGGTGCCCTCTCCGGTGGTAAGTACGCCCCGCCGCTGACGAACGTCAACGAGCAGCAGCTCTACACGGCCATGCTCACCGGCCCGCAGAACATGCCGAAGTTCTCCAACCGGCAGCTGTCGCAGGAAGAGAAGAAGGACATCATCGGCTTCATCCGCTACGCGGACTCCTCGAACCCGATCGGCGGCTTCGGCCTCGGCGGCTTCGGCCCCGTCTCCGAAGGCGTGGTCATGTGGGTCATCGGCGTGGTCGGGATTGTTGTCGGTGCGATGTGGATTGGATCACGAAATTGA
- a CDS encoding heme-copper oxidase subunit III, whose amino-acid sequence MTSAVGTQGTSITSRVHSLNRPNMVSVGTIVWLSSELMFFAGLFAMYLVARANARADWPQPPAHLNLALAIPVTIVLVASSVTCQLGVFAAERGDVFGLRRWYTLTFLMGAFFIAGQSYEYYTLINEGVTLSSSAFGSVFFMATGFHGLHVIGGLVAFILLLVRTRLSKFTPAQATAAIVVSYYWHFVDVVWIVLFVLIYFVQ is encoded by the coding sequence GTGACTAGCGCCGTGGGTACCCAAGGAACCTCTATCACCTCGCGTGTGCATTCGCTGAACCGTCCGAACATGGTCAGCGTCGGCACCATCGTGTGGTTGTCGAGCGAGTTGATGTTCTTCGCCGGACTCTTCGCGATGTATCTCGTCGCGCGAGCCAATGCCAGAGCGGACTGGCCGCAGCCTCCGGCCCACCTGAACCTGGCGCTCGCGATCCCGGTCACCATCGTCCTGGTCGCGAGTTCGGTCACCTGCCAGCTCGGCGTGTTCGCCGCGGAGCGCGGCGACGTCTTCGGCCTGCGCCGCTGGTACACGCTCACCTTCCTGATGGGCGCGTTCTTCATCGCCGGCCAGTCGTACGAGTACTACACCCTGATCAACGAGGGCGTCACCCTCTCGTCGTCGGCCTTCGGCTCGGTCTTCTTCATGGCGACCGGCTTCCACGGACTGCACGTGATCGGCGGTCTCGTCGCCTTCATTTTGCTGCTGGTCCGCACCCGTCTGTCGAAGTTCACTCCGGCACAGGCCACCGCGGCGATCGTCGTGTCGTATTACTGGCACTTCGTCGACGTGGTCTGGATCGTCCTGTTCGTCCTCATCTACTTCGTGCAGTAG
- a CDS encoding C40 family peptidase has translation MAKHRLEQPRVAAKVAKTAVVTGSIAVGALALAAGPADAAPVNVPGVGTFEVPGINDNQVPPQFQQNGNNGGGLLNSQPVRAQKALRAAESKIGSPYVYGAAGPNAFDCSGLVYWSYKQAGKTIPRDSYGQLGGGQRVSSLADAKPGDVLIFNGGGHAGIYAGHGQFIHASTEGVPVKRAPVKAWALTGIRRY, from the coding sequence GTGGCCAAACACCGTTTGGAACAGCCCCGCGTCGCCGCCAAGGTGGCCAAGACCGCCGTGGTCACCGGTTCGATCGCCGTCGGTGCCCTCGCGCTCGCGGCCGGTCCGGCCGACGCCGCCCCGGTGAACGTGCCGGGTGTCGGGACCTTCGAGGTCCCCGGCATCAACGACAACCAGGTGCCGCCGCAGTTCCAGCAGAACGGCAACAACGGCGGGGGTCTGCTCAACAGCCAGCCGGTGCGTGCCCAGAAGGCGCTGCGCGCCGCCGAGTCCAAGATCGGCTCGCCCTACGTGTACGGCGCCGCCGGCCCGAACGCCTTCGACTGCTCCGGCCTCGTCTACTGGTCGTACAAGCAGGCCGGTAAGACCATCCCGCGTGACAGCTACGGCCAGCTCGGCGGCGGCCAGCGAGTGTCTTCGCTCGCCGACGCCAAGCCCGGCGACGTGCTGATCTTCAACGGCGGCGGCCACGCCGGCATCTACGCTGGCCACGGCCAGTTCATCCACGCCTCGACCGAGGGTGTGCCGGTGAAGCGCGCGCCGGTCAAGGCCTGGGCGCTGACCGGCATCCGCCGCTACTGA
- a CDS encoding peptidase MA family metallohydrolase, producing MSPASRASRAVASATALALLAGGVTACGSGEKAAAPSSSTTPLFSTPPNAFEQQRADGVTALLDALTKALTSGDRAGLDALIDPLATPAFRQSLHRAQDDLRPAPAPRAATSVAPTATPSAAAPQSPAPQRSVPRRSPRSGDRPSSSAPAAPVPRGSNLVLRTLQYRLAPSAGPERLIGGELGVRLNDAGASDTWVTPITASYALGGAARPGVDEPVIDVPQELAVARYGDDWKLLGDGSLAPDESVDPTQEVRPPELVPWAFGGLLADDVPTAGGTSSILSYPGTDRTVAKVRDQLAPAVAAVTAFWGDAWVRKAVIQVTGTPEQFAGFTRTAPGETNAAAAATVFSRIDGGAKTVIGQRVVLAPAAGQLSVAGIGVVLRHELTHVATRLDTADDAPMWLTEGVAEYVGRRGTKVDFTDVAPELSAQIAAGDVPKALPSDKDFSVDTDAARLAYQSSWSFATFVAQKYGEDKLKRMYLAVAQGGPVAKTDAALAGALGVDRATAVAQWRTWLGKQVR from the coding sequence TTGTCCCCAGCCTCCAGGGCCTCCCGGGCGGTGGCCTCGGCCACCGCCCTCGCCCTGCTCGCCGGGGGAGTGACCGCGTGCGGTTCCGGCGAGAAGGCGGCCGCGCCGTCGTCGTCGACGACACCGCTGTTCAGCACCCCGCCGAACGCCTTCGAGCAGCAGCGGGCCGACGGGGTCACCGCCCTGCTCGACGCCCTCACCAAGGCCCTCACCAGTGGCGATCGGGCCGGGCTCGATGCGTTGATCGACCCGCTGGCGACTCCCGCGTTCCGGCAGTCGCTCCACCGTGCGCAGGACGACCTTCGGCCGGCCCCGGCGCCTCGCGCCGCCACGTCCGTCGCGCCCACGGCCACCCCGTCCGCGGCGGCGCCACAGAGCCCGGCGCCGCAGCGCTCGGTGCCGCGGCGGTCGCCGCGCTCGGGGGACCGGCCGTCGTCGTCGGCCCCGGCCGCCCCGGTGCCGCGGGGCAGCAACCTGGTGCTGCGGACCCTGCAGTACCGGCTGGCCCCGTCGGCCGGGCCGGAGCGGCTGATCGGCGGCGAACTCGGCGTACGGCTGAACGACGCCGGCGCCTCCGACACGTGGGTCACCCCGATCACCGCGAGCTACGCGCTCGGCGGTGCGGCCCGGCCGGGCGTCGACGAGCCGGTGATCGATGTGCCGCAGGAACTGGCCGTCGCCCGTTACGGAGACGACTGGAAGCTGCTGGGCGACGGTTCGCTGGCCCCCGACGAGTCGGTCGACCCCACGCAGGAGGTGCGGCCGCCCGAACTGGTGCCGTGGGCGTTCGGCGGGCTCCTGGCCGACGACGTCCCGACGGCCGGCGGCACGTCGTCGATCCTGTCGTACCCGGGTACCGACCGCACCGTGGCGAAGGTGCGCGACCAGCTCGCGCCGGCCGTCGCCGCGGTGACCGCGTTCTGGGGTGACGCGTGGGTGCGCAAGGCCGTCATCCAGGTCACCGGCACCCCCGAACAGTTCGCCGGGTTCACCCGCACCGCGCCGGGGGAGACCAACGCGGCGGCCGCGGCGACCGTCTTCTCGCGGATCGACGGCGGGGCCAAGACGGTGATCGGCCAGCGCGTGGTGCTCGCGCCCGCCGCCGGCCAGCTGTCGGTGGCCGGCATCGGCGTGGTGCTGCGGCACGAGCTGACCCACGTCGCGACCAGGCTCGACACCGCCGACGACGCGCCGATGTGGCTCACCGAGGGGGTCGCCGAGTACGTCGGCCGCCGCGGCACCAAGGTCGACTTCACCGATGTGGCGCCGGAGCTGTCCGCGCAGATCGCCGCGGGCGACGTGCCGAAAGCGCTGCCGAGCGACAAGGACTTCTCCGTCGACACCGATGCCGCCCGGCTCGCCTACCAGAGCTCCTGGAGCTTCGCGACGTTCGTCGCGCAGAAGTACGGCGAGGACAAGCTCAAGCGGATGTATCTCGCCGTCGCCCAGGGCGGACCGGTCGCGAAGACCGACGCGGCCCTGGCCGGGGCGCTCGGCGTGGACCGGGCGACCGCCGTCGCGCAGTGGCGGACCTGGCTCGGCAAGCAGGTGCGCTGA